The genomic interval GTTGTTACAAATTGGTCAATAATCGGCGGCGCCGGTATGTTCTCCTTTTGCAGTATATGGCTAAAAATTTCGTAGTGCTTGGCGTCCATTTTCATTACTCTGACGAAGTAATTTCGCGCATGGTCCGATTGTGCCACTTGACTAAAGCCAATCGCGATGGCTTTGCCAATCAAACTGTTTTCGGCGTTATCATGCAAATGGGCAATTTCAAGCGCGTTGAGCGGTCTGACCTTGCCTAAAAAGCCTTGCAAATAGCTTTGTTTTTCGACAAACATCACCTGGTTCGGATATGGAATTCCAGCCGGTTTTATCGTTAACCCTCTGCTGTTTAAACAATCTTCGACCTGTTTCAGCAACTCCGCCGTAGAGTTCCAGCATTGTGTAAAAAATGCGCGAACATCCGCCCTTGTACATAACGAGACAGCGATTCCATATAGGTTCAAGCCTATTTTTCCGTCGTATTTAAGCAGGAAAAGATAAAACTCGTCCGAGAATAATTTGGGCGCGCCCAAATTTACATCCTCGTCCGTAAACCCTTGGGGAATCGGATAGCCCTCCCGCATAAAAATGTCTTTGATCGATTGCGCAAACTGTCCGGTTAAGTCCAACGCCTTTTGCGCAATTGCTTTGATTTGCTGGTCTTCCATATGCTGAAGCGCGTAACGCAAAATGCAAATCGACATTGTATTTCCGAGATAAGTTGCCCAAAGCTTCCCTTGCTCCGCCGAAGTTAAATTTTCGCTTGGACCGTTCTTCCCTTCAGCTGCCCCCATTGCCGACACCTCAGTCTTTATCAATTTTCATTTATTTTCTCCCATGAATGAGCCGTTCATCCACTGCAGATAAATAAAATTCATGTTTCACAAAATAAAAACGCACCAGACCGCTTTGCAACGGCTGATGCGTGCGGAGCTCCGACGACCCAGGGTTCGAATCCCCCGATTTTATGGCATCGAAGCGTAATATGTAAGATACGGAGAGGGTGGGATTCGAACCCACGGTGCCCGTGAAGACACGGCGGTTTTCAAGACCGCTGCCTTAAACCACTCGACCACCTCTCCAAGCGTTGAAAAGCCGCAATAACTGCGGCAACTAGCATTTTAACACAGATTGCAAAGTTGAATCAACCGGTGATTTTATCCGTTCGCATATAAGGGCGAAGCACCTCGGGAATCAGGACGCTGCCGTCCGGCTGCTGGTAATTTTCCAATATGGCCGCAACCGTTCTGCCGACAGCCAGCCCCGAACCGTTTAATGTATGCACAAATTCCGGTTTGGCGCCTGTCTCCCGGCGGAAGCGGATATTTGCCCGCCGCGCCTGAAAATCTTCGAAATTGCTGCACGAGGAGATTTCCCGGTACGCGCCGCTTGACGGCAGCCATACTTCCAAATCGTACGTTTTCGCTGCGGAAAAGCCCAAATCACCGGTGCATAGCACGACGACCCGATACGGAAGATTAAGCAGCTGCAAGACATGCTCCGCATTCGCCGTCAGCTTCTCCAATTCGTCATAAGAGTGCTCCGGCTGCACAAGCTTGACCAATTCGATTTTGTTGAATTGATGCTGGCGAATCAGGCCGCGGGTATCCCGCCCTGCCGCACCCGCTTCCGAACGGAAACAGGCGCTGAACGCCGCAAAATATTTTGGCAGTTCCGCAATGGACAAAATATCTTCACGGTGAAAATTGGTCACCGGAACTTCAGCGGTTGGTATCATATAATAGTCCGTATTTTCCAATTTGAACAAGTCCTCGGCAAACTTCGGCAACTGGCCGGTCCCAACCAAACTGCCGCGATTGACGACATAAGGCGGCAGCATCTCCACATAACCATGCTCGGTGCTGTGCAAATCCATCATAAAATTAACCAGCGCGCGTTCCAGTCTGGCGCCCAACCCTTGGTAGAAAACAAACCGGGAGCCGGTCACTTTGGCTGCTCGCTCAAAATCAAGTATCCCGAGTTCCTGGGCAATGTCCCAGTGGGCTTTCGGTTCAAAGTCAAACGCCCGGGGTTCGGACCATTTGCGAACCTCGACATTTTGCTCTTCGGAGGCGCCGATCGGTACACTTTCATGCGGAATATTCGGAATCGCCAAAACCAGGTCCGCTATTTGCCCTTCGACCAGCCGGATTTCCTCGTCAAGCGCTTTAATGCGTTCATTGACTTCGCGCATTTCGGAAATATGCGCATCGGCGTTTTCGCCGGCCTTCTTCAATTTGGCAACTTCCTGCGAAACGATATTCCGCTTGTTTTTTAATCCTTCACTTTCCATCAGCAAGTCCCGGCGGCGGCGATCCAGCGCGGGAAATTTCCGCACGTCGTCCAGATTTTTGCCCCGATTGATCATTGCCTTTTCGACACGCTCAAATTCGTTGCGAAAAACTTTAACATCTAACACTAAAAAACGCCCCCAACTCAAGATCAGCTTCATCCGCCACTTACGCATACGGAAGGCGGGCCAACCTGAAAAGCAGCCCGCTTCCAGTATACTTTACACCACTCAAGACAATTAATCAACGGATTCATACCACGGATTTAGATGGATCAACACTTCATCGACGTTTGTGTACTTGTTCATGATCGCATTCTTGATATTGCGGGAAACGTCATGGCCCTCTTGTATGCTTAACTGCGCCGGCACGCTGACGCGCACGTCAACCAATATGTAATGGCCCAGTTCGCGCGCCCGGATGCGGTCGATCCGTTTTACGTGCTCTACAGCGTTGACCAGGGAGGCAAATTCCTCCAGTTTTTTGGCGTCGATGCTTTTTTCCATTAAAATATCGGTCGCTTCTTTGCCCATTTGCACTGCCAACTTCAGCACGAGGGCGGAAACGACAATCCCGGCGACGGGATCGCCAAACTGCAAGAGCGGGATATCCCATTTGTCGCCGATCATGCCAAGGCCAATGCCTGCGACCGCCGCGACCGAGGCATAAACATCCGCCAAGTGATCGTAAGCGGTGGCGATGAGCGCTTTGGAGCGTTTTGCCCGGCCAATTTTCATGGAATAAACATAAAGCCACAATTTCCACAGCAAGGAAACAATTGCAACAATGAATGCGGTGAATTCGGCGGGCACAACCGGCGCAAACAGCGCCAATATGGAGTGATAGCCAATATAGAGCGCTGCCAGGATTAATAAAATGGCAACGGCGGCAGAACCGACAACTTCCGCTTTGCCATGGCCATACGGGTGGTCTTCGTCAGCCGGCCGACTGGAAACACGGATTGAACTTAACGCCGCCCCGGTAGCGATTACATCCCCGGCATTATGCACTCCGTCCGCCAATAAAACCTGGCTGTTGAACAATACGCCCGCGATGATCTTTCCGCCGGTCAACAGGATATTGCTGATCAAGCTTATCCACATCGCCAGCATGGATCGATTGTTCTTGTCTTCAGCCACAAAAGATTCCTCCAACCATTTTTCTTGCTTCAGGGAAACAAAAACCCTTGACTGATTCGTCAAGGGTTTTTGCGGTTCGCCACTGTCGCCATGCTTTCCTTAACCATTTCGAGAAAATAGCTGTGTAAGCTAAAATCGTCGGTCAACTCCGGATGAAACGAAGCGGCAAGCAGGTGACCTTCCCTCGCCGCGACAATCTCGCCGTTTGCTTCGGAAAGAACTTGCACGTTTGGCCCCACCCGGGTAATCAACGGGGCGCGAATAAAAACTGCCCGCAACGGATGGTCAATACCTTTAAACGCCAAATCCGTTTCAAAGCTTTCCCGTTGTCGGCCGAACGCATTGCGCTGCACGGTAATATCCATTAACCGCAAATGCGGTTCTTCCTGTCCGGCAAGCTCCTTGGCCAGCAGGATCATCCCCGCGCAGGTGCCAAAAAGCGGCTTTCCTTCCGCGGAAAAAGCGCGCAACGCGTCAATAAAGCCATATTCCCGCATTAACTTGCCGATCGTCGTGCTTTCTCCGCCGGGAATGATCATTCCGTCGATATCCTGAAGCTGTTCCGTCTTTTTTATCGCTATGCCTGTCGCACCGGCTTTTTCGATCATGTTAATATGCTCGGCCACCGCGCCCTGCATGGCAAGAATGCCGATGTTCATGCCTGTTTCCTTCTTTCGTTATGCAAATGCTGGCGATTACCAGCCGCGCTCCTGCATTCTTTCCGCGGCGGCAATTTTGGATATTTCGATTCCCTTCATAGGCGCGCCCAAATTTTTGGAAAGTTTTACGATCAGATCATAATCGGTATAGTGCGTAGTTGCTTCTACGATCGCTTTGGCAAATTTCTCGGGGTTTTCCGACTTAAAGATACCCGAGCCGACAAATACGCCGTCCGCGCCCAAATGCATCATCAGCGCCGCATCTGCCGGTGTGGCGACGCCGCCGGCGGCAAAGTTAACGACAGGGAGGCTGCCTTTTTCATGCACTTGCAGCAACAGTTCATACGGCGCACCCAAATTTTTCGCTTCCGCCATTAATTCATCGTGGGACATCCCTTGCACCCTGCGAATTTGCCCCATCACCATGCGCATGTGGCGCACCGCCTCCACAATGTTCCCCGTTCCCGGTTCACCTTTGGTCCTGATCATCGACGCGCCTTCGCCGATACGCCGCAACGCTTCGCCCAAATCGCGCGCGCCGCACACGAACGGTACGGTAAATTCACGTTTATTGATATGGAACACTTCATCCGCCGGGGTCAACACTTCGCTTTCGTCGATGTAGTCGACGCCCATGGCTTCCAGCAATTTGGCTTCGACGAAATGCCCGATTCTCGCTTTCGCCATAACCGGGATGGACACGGCATTCATAACCGCTTCAATAATCGTCGGATCGGCCATACGGGCTACCCCGCCAGCCGCGCGAATATCTGCAGGCACCCGCTCCAGTGCCATAACCGCTGATGCTCCCGCCGCTTCGGCAATTTTCGCCTGTTCGGCATTCATGACGTCCATGATGACGCCGCCTTTTTGCATTTCCGCCATTCCGCGTTTTACACGCGAGGTCCCTGTCTCCATCGTATGTTCCTCCAAATCCGAGTAAATTTCTAAACATTTATTTTACATGAAGCAAGGCAAATATACAACACGAAAGTGCCGTCGGAAGGCCGTCAGAACAAGCTTTTTATCCCGGAAAACAGATCTTTGAAAAAGTTGCCGATTCCCCGCAATGCCAGACGCCACCAGCTTGCCTTCTCAACATTCTCGGCGGCGACAAGATTTACGGTTTGCTTGATTTGGGGGTTCGTTTTGTAAATCAAGGTAACGGTGCCCAAAACATCGCCTTTTTCGATGGGGGCGACAATCTCATTTTCCGGTTTGGATGACGTCTTGATGGTAAAATCGTCCTTGGACGCATTCTTTGGCAATACAAATTCCATACCTTTTTCGGTGACAAGCGAAACCTTTTTGGCAACGCCTTTTTTCACAGGCAAAACATGCAGCGCGGGAATTTCCGTTTTTGCCGTTAAAATCGTCTTTTTCGTAAAATTGTTGAACCCGTAATCAAGCAGTTTGGCCGTCTCCAAAAAACGTTTCGGCTCCGACTTCGTCCCCATGACCACAGTGATCAGACGCATGCCGTCACGCTGCGCGGTGCCGGTAAAACAGTATCCGGCGGCATCGGTATGTCCGGTTTTTAATCCGTCCAATCCCGGATATGCAAATTTGGAAAAGTTGTTGTTATACGATTTCCATCCTTCCAACATCCAGTTCCAGTTCGGCATCAAATACCGGTCATCGCCGGGCTTCAAGTAAGCCTCCGTTTGGCTGGTGAATTTCAACGCCTCCGGGTGGTCGTTCACAATGTGCATCCCCAGCTTTGCCGCATCGCGGGCTGTCATCAGCGTTTCCCCCGGGAGGGACTGCGGGTCGTAACCGGTTTCGGCCAGCATGGAACGGTCCAATCCGGTCGGATCGATGAAGTAGGCTTTATCGGAGAGCCCCAATTCTTTCGCCGTTTTGTTCATCAATTGGGCAAACTTCTCCACGCTTCCCGCGGCAACATACTCGGCCAGAGCGGTAGCGGCATCGTTGGATGAATATATGGAGACGGCTTTAAACAAATCTTCAACCGTATAGGTTTCACCTTTTGCCAACAAACCGCCGGAGCCGCCGATATTGGCGGCATGTTCGCTGACCGTTACTTTGCTGTCCCATTGAATCGCGCCTTTTGATATCTTGTCCAAAATAATGTATTCCGTCATCATTTTCGCCATGCTGGCAGGGGGCAGAGCTTCGTCGGGATTGATTTCCAGCAACGATTGGCCTGTAGACGCCTCAATTATGATCGCGGAAGTTGCTTCGACGCTGATCGGTACGGGCGCATCTGCCATCGTGGCAGCCGGATGAATAAAGAACGAAAAAGTTTGCAATAATAGGGTAATAGTAGCTGTTAATGCCACGAATTTTACCTTCTGTATGC from Bacilli bacterium carries:
- a CDS encoding DUF3231 family protein → MGAAEGKNGPSENLTSAEQGKLWATYLGNTMSICILRYALQHMEDQQIKAIAQKALDLTGQFAQSIKDIFMREGYPIPQGFTDEDVNLGAPKLFSDEFYLFLLKYDGKIGLNLYGIAVSLCTRADVRAFFTQCWNSTAELLKQVEDCLNSRGLTIKPAGIPYPNQVMFVEKQSYLQGFLGKVRPLNALEIAHLHDNAENSLIGKAIAIGFSQVAQSDHARNYFVRVMKMDAKHYEIFSHILQKENIPAPPIIDQFVTTSNFSPFSDKLMIFHKLNLLTMRIRAYGNALSLCARHDLAAQYGRLLLEVGNCAEDGSNILIENGWLEQMPQAPEREALTTG
- the serS gene encoding serine--tRNA ligase; translated protein: MLDVKVFRNEFERVEKAMINRGKNLDDVRKFPALDRRRRDLLMESEGLKNKRNIVSQEVAKLKKAGENADAHISEMREVNERIKALDEEIRLVEGQIADLVLAIPNIPHESVPIGASEEQNVEVRKWSEPRAFDFEPKAHWDIAQELGILDFERAAKVTGSRFVFYQGLGARLERALVNFMMDLHSTEHGYVEMLPPYVVNRGSLVGTGQLPKFAEDLFKLENTDYYMIPTAEVPVTNFHREDILSIAELPKYFAAFSACFRSEAGAAGRDTRGLIRQHQFNKIELVKLVQPEHSYDELEKLTANAEHVLQLLNLPYRVVVLCTGDLGFSAAKTYDLEVWLPSSGAYREISSCSNFEDFQARRANIRFRRETGAKPEFVHTLNGSGLAVGRTVAAILENYQQPDGSVLIPEVLRPYMRTDKITG
- a CDS encoding cation diffusion facilitator family transporter, with product MLAMWISLISNILLTGGKIIAGVLFNSQVLLADGVHNAGDVIATGAALSSIRVSSRPADEDHPYGHGKAEVVGSAAVAILLILAALYIGYHSILALFAPVVPAEFTAFIVAIVSLLWKLWLYVYSMKIGRAKRSKALIATAYDHLADVYASVAAVAGIGLGMIGDKWDIPLLQFGDPVAGIVVSALVLKLAVQMGKEATDILMEKSIDAKKLEEFASLVNAVEHVKRIDRIRARELGHYILVDVRVSVPAQLSIQEGHDVSRNIKNAIMNKYTNVDEVLIHLNPWYESVD
- the pdxT gene encoding pyridoxal 5'-phosphate synthase glutaminase subunit PdxT yields the protein MNIGILAMQGAVAEHINMIEKAGATGIAIKKTEQLQDIDGMIIPGGESTTIGKLMREYGFIDALRAFSAEGKPLFGTCAGMILLAKELAGQEEPHLRLMDITVQRNAFGRQRESFETDLAFKGIDHPLRAVFIRAPLITRVGPNVQVLSEANGEIVAAREGHLLAASFHPELTDDFSLHSYFLEMVKESMATVANRKNP
- the pdxS gene encoding pyridoxal 5'-phosphate synthase lyase subunit PdxS, translating into METGTSRVKRGMAEMQKGGVIMDVMNAEQAKIAEAAGASAVMALERVPADIRAAGGVARMADPTIIEAVMNAVSIPVMAKARIGHFVEAKLLEAMGVDYIDESEVLTPADEVFHINKREFTVPFVCGARDLGEALRRIGEGASMIRTKGEPGTGNIVEAVRHMRMVMGQIRRVQGMSHDELMAEAKNLGAPYELLLQVHEKGSLPVVNFAAGGVATPADAALMMHLGADGVFVGSGIFKSENPEKFAKAIVEATTHYTDYDLIVKLSKNLGAPMKGIEISKIAAAERMQERGW
- a CDS encoding D-alanyl-D-alanine carboxypeptidase family protein translates to MALTATITLLLQTFSFFIHPAATMADAPVPISVEATSAIIIEASTGQSLLEINPDEALPPASMAKMMTEYIILDKISKGAIQWDSKVTVSEHAANIGGSGGLLAKGETYTVEDLFKAVSIYSSNDAATALAEYVAAGSVEKFAQLMNKTAKELGLSDKAYFIDPTGLDRSMLAETGYDPQSLPGETLMTARDAAKLGMHIVNDHPEALKFTSQTEAYLKPGDDRYLMPNWNWMLEGWKSYNNNFSKFAYPGLDGLKTGHTDAAGYCFTGTAQRDGMRLITVVMGTKSEPKRFLETAKLLDYGFNNFTKKTILTAKTEIPALHVLPVKKGVAKKVSLVTEKGMEFVLPKNASKDDFTIKTSSKPENEIVAPIEKGDVLGTVTLIYKTNPQIKQTVNLVAAENVEKASWWRLALRGIGNFFKDLFSGIKSLF